One Qipengyuania aurantiaca genomic region harbors:
- the purC gene encoding phosphoribosylaminoimidazolesuccinocarboxamide synthase: MARRRQIYEGKAKILYEGPEPGTIIQYFKDDATAFNAEKKGTINGKGVINNRISEYVFTRLSHIGIPTHFIRRLNMREQLVRQVEIIPLEVVVRNVAAGSLSKRLGIEEGELLPHTLIEYCLKDDALGDPKVSEEEIACFNWCSHEEMQDMSSMAIRINDFLCGMFAAIDIRLVDFKLEFGRIWDGDYSRTILADEISPDGCRLWDINTGEKLDKDRFRRDMGGESEAYQEVARRLGLLQNEDNGPGEVLDMGAHRSRLRNKITPPKK; the protein is encoded by the coding sequence ATGGCACGTCGCCGCCAGATCTACGAAGGCAAGGCCAAGATCCTCTACGAAGGCCCCGAACCGGGCACGATCATCCAGTATTTCAAGGATGACGCCACCGCCTTCAACGCCGAGAAGAAGGGCACGATCAACGGCAAGGGCGTGATCAACAACCGCATCAGCGAGTATGTGTTCACCCGCCTTTCGCACATCGGCATCCCGACGCATTTCATCCGCCGCCTCAACATGCGTGAGCAGTTGGTCCGCCAGGTCGAGATCATTCCCCTCGAAGTGGTCGTGCGCAATGTCGCCGCCGGTTCGCTCTCCAAGCGCCTCGGCATCGAAGAAGGCGAGCTGCTGCCGCACACGCTGATCGAATACTGCCTCAAGGACGATGCGCTGGGCGACCCCAAGGTCTCGGAAGAAGAAATCGCCTGCTTCAACTGGTGCAGCCACGAGGAGATGCAGGACATGTCCTCCATGGCCATCCGCATCAACGATTTCCTGTGCGGCATGTTTGCAGCGATCGACATCCGCCTCGTCGACTTCAAGCTGGAATTCGGCCGCATCTGGGACGGCGATTACAGCCGCACCATCCTTGCCGACGAGATCAGCCCCGACGGCTGCCGCCTGTGGGACATCAACACCGGCGAGAAGCTCGACAAGGACCGTTTCCGCCGCGACATGGGCGGCGAGAGCGAAGCCTATCAGGAAGTCGCGCGCCGTCTCGGCCTGCTGCAGAACGAAGACAACGGCCCCGGCGAAGTGCTCGACATGGGCGCGCACCGCAGCCGCCTGCGCAACAAGATCACACCGCCCAAGAAGTAG